One stretch of Amycolatopsis tolypomycina DNA includes these proteins:
- a CDS encoding cytochrome P450 codes for MTGALAWTKPVVRWGLGHALPRTVLRREAKRGDLQGRMVVAAAEGRDLTTLFEEIRDVGPLARTRFGWMTTTHAAVREVLSSEDFRVGVLGSDGSALGRLVEWSAGEHLHPVRPPSLLAVNPPEHTRYRKLVTGVFTVRAVEQLRGRVQEIADGLLDELDPARPLDLVESYCGLLPVTVISEILGVPPSDLGKVLSLGAAAAPSLDLGLGWRTFRDVETALAEFDTWLGEHLDHLRRHPGDDLFSKLVAARDGGVGLTETELKSTAGLVLAAGFETTVNLLGSGIALLAGDPGQLAVLRERPELWGNAVEEVLRYDPPVLLTGRVATRATEVAGVPLPRGALVTTVLAGANRDPGVFADPAVFDVTRAGARDHVSFGAGRHHCLGASLARMEGEIGLRTIFDRFPGLRVLPGGRRRDTRILRGYENLPAVLTP; via the coding sequence ATGACCGGAGCCCTGGCCTGGACGAAACCCGTGGTGCGCTGGGGCCTCGGCCACGCGCTCCCCCGCACCGTGCTGCGGCGCGAGGCCAAGCGTGGTGACCTGCAGGGACGCATGGTCGTCGCCGCGGCCGAAGGGCGGGATCTCACCACTCTGTTCGAAGAGATCCGGGACGTCGGGCCGCTCGCGCGGACGCGCTTCGGCTGGATGACCACCACGCACGCCGCCGTGCGGGAAGTGCTCTCCAGTGAGGACTTCCGCGTCGGCGTCCTCGGGTCGGACGGCTCCGCGCTCGGCCGGCTCGTCGAATGGTCGGCCGGCGAGCACCTGCACCCCGTGCGGCCGCCGTCGCTGCTCGCCGTCAACCCGCCCGAGCACACCCGCTACCGCAAGCTCGTCACCGGCGTGTTCACCGTGCGCGCGGTCGAACAGCTGCGCGGCCGGGTGCAGGAGATCGCCGACGGCCTGCTCGACGAGCTCGATCCGGCCCGCCCGCTCGACCTCGTCGAGTCCTACTGCGGGCTGCTGCCGGTCACCGTCATCAGCGAGATCCTCGGCGTGCCGCCGTCCGACCTCGGCAAGGTGCTGTCCCTGGGCGCGGCCGCCGCCCCCAGCCTCGACCTCGGGCTCGGCTGGCGCACCTTCCGCGACGTCGAGACCGCGCTCGCCGAGTTCGACACCTGGCTCGGCGAGCACCTCGACCACCTGCGCCGGCACCCCGGCGACGACCTGTTCAGCAAGCTCGTCGCGGCCCGCGACGGCGGGGTCGGCCTCACCGAGACGGAACTGAAGTCCACCGCGGGCCTGGTGCTGGCGGCCGGCTTCGAGACGACGGTCAACCTGCTCGGCAGCGGCATCGCCCTGCTCGCCGGCGACCCCGGGCAGCTCGCCGTGCTGCGCGAACGGCCGGAGCTGTGGGGCAACGCCGTCGAAGAGGTGCTCCGGTACGACCCGCCGGTACTGCTGACCGGACGCGTGGCCACGCGCGCCACCGAGGTCGCCGGGGTTCCGCTGCCGCGCGGGGCGCTGGTCACCACGGTGCTGGCCGGCGCCAACCGCGACCCCGGCGTGTTCGCCGATCCGGCGGTCTTCGACGTCACCCGGGCCGGCGCGCGCGACCACGTGTCGTTCGGCGCCGGCCGCCACCACTGCCTGGGTGCCTCCCTGGCGCGGATGGAGGGCGAGATCGGGCTGCGCACGATCTTCGACCGGTTCCCCGGCCTGCGCGTGCTGCCCGGCGGGCGCCGCCGCGACACGCGGATCCTGCGCGGCTACGAGAACCTGCCCGCGGTGCTCACGCCGTGA